The following are encoded in a window of Prochlorococcus marinus str. MIT 1013 genomic DNA:
- a CDS encoding DnaJ C-terminal domain-containing protein: MALDGFKDYFKILGISRNASDEDIKSAFRKLARKFHPDLHPHDERAESKFKEINEAYEILSDEDKKKSYEQFLNYWFKNIDGKSRDFHRENDDQSFDEYLNFDDFLSDLIGRFSEVGKEIYSNISSDKNPQSLNLNAEFNLQISFFEALNGAKKNLLVNDERIEVEIPKGIETGSKIRIKNKGNIQSGKGKRGDLLIEISIKSHPIWKVKGLDVYADLPISLDELALGTNTWVASPRGDKYLSIPSGSLPDQQIRLKGQGLHNLDTQGDLFFTLKLKLPESWSDDELRLIEKLRSVRIDEPRSSWFDQART; encoded by the coding sequence ATGGCATTAGATGGTTTTAAGGATTATTTCAAAATCCTTGGCATTAGTAGAAATGCTTCAGATGAAGATATCAAAAGTGCTTTCAGGAAACTTGCTAGAAAATTTCATCCTGATTTACATCCACATGATGAGAGGGCTGAGTCGAAATTCAAAGAAATAAATGAAGCTTATGAGATTCTTTCAGATGAGGATAAAAAAAAGTCTTATGAACAATTTCTAAATTATTGGTTTAAAAATATTGATGGAAAATCGAGAGATTTTCATAGGGAAAATGATGATCAGAGCTTTGATGAATATCTAAATTTCGATGATTTTTTGAGTGATTTAATTGGAAGATTTAGTGAGGTTGGTAAAGAAATTTACTCAAATATATCTTCAGATAAGAATCCTCAATCTTTAAATCTTAATGCTGAATTTAATTTGCAGATTAGTTTTTTTGAAGCTTTGAATGGAGCTAAAAAGAATCTTTTAGTAAATGATGAACGTATTGAGGTGGAAATTCCAAAAGGAATTGAGACAGGATCAAAAATCCGTATTAAAAATAAGGGTAATATACAGTCTGGGAAAGGGAAAAGAGGAGATTTATTGATTGAAATCAGCATTAAATCTCATCCGATTTGGAAAGTTAAAGGTTTAGATGTTTATGCAGATTTACCTATCTCTTTAGATGAATTAGCTTTAGGCACAAATACTTGGGTTGCCTCTCCTCGAGGAGATAAATATTTATCAATACCTTCTGGAAGTTTACCTGATCAACAAATCAGATTAAAAGGCCAAGGATTACATAACTTAGATACCCAAGGAGATTTGTTTTTTACTCTAAAATTAAAATTACCTGAAAGCTGGTCAGATGATGAGTTGAGACTCATTGAAAAGCTTAGATCTGTTCGAATAGATGAACCTCGTTCAAGTTGGTTCGATCAGGCTAGGACTTAA
- a CDS encoding ABC1 kinase family protein: MIFLASQLQRFCRALRIWTILLGLLFYLWFDSKKWTYLKGYTAKRREKRNTLRAKWITEELVNLGSAFIKLGQLLSARADVIPSAWVNELTSLQDRVPPFAFEKVQEILTIQLGNSYKKIISIDEIPIGSASLAQVHKARLINEENVIFKVQRPDIEKFFRLDLDVMNQVAKVVQRIKSLSRGNDWVGIAKESRRVLLRELDFRIEAQYAARFKQQFIDDSNILIPSVFWDLSTCKVLCLEYLPGIKINDIKSLKSNDIDTSLIAKMGATSYLKQLVDYGFFHADPHPGNLAVSKDGSLIYYDFGMMGFVSERIRSRLNSMIKAAALRDVSGLVKELQIAGLIEKDVEIGPVRRLIRIMLNEALTPPFNSQIIEKLSGDISELAYGKPFRIPIELIFVFRALSTFEGVGRYLDPEFNLIAIAKPFLLPLMTTKNPDSNDLLNELGRQVTEIGSKAVGLPKRLDENLEKLEQGDLQLQVRMGESDRQLRRMINAQQSLGNSVLLGSLAISSALLASTNRPFLFLIPVIVGFPLAISWIKLKFKMRSESRLDNFQTRKGIK, encoded by the coding sequence TTGATATTTTTAGCTAGTCAACTTCAAAGATTTTGTAGAGCCCTTAGGATTTGGACAATATTATTAGGTTTACTTTTTTATTTATGGTTTGATTCTAAAAAATGGACTTATTTAAAAGGATATACCGCTAAGAGAAGAGAAAAAAGAAATACTTTAAGGGCAAAATGGATTACAGAAGAACTAGTTAATCTTGGATCAGCATTCATAAAATTAGGCCAACTTTTATCTGCAAGAGCTGATGTTATACCATCTGCATGGGTAAATGAGCTTACCTCTCTACAAGATAGAGTTCCACCTTTTGCGTTTGAAAAAGTTCAAGAAATATTAACCATACAACTTGGAAATTCATATAAAAAAATTATAAGTATTGATGAAATTCCAATTGGCTCAGCATCGCTTGCTCAAGTTCATAAAGCTAGATTAATTAATGAAGAAAATGTTATTTTTAAAGTTCAAAGACCAGACATAGAAAAGTTTTTCAGGCTTGACTTAGATGTAATGAATCAAGTTGCAAAAGTAGTCCAAAGAATAAAGTCTTTAAGTCGAGGTAATGACTGGGTAGGTATCGCCAAGGAGTCTAGAAGAGTATTACTCAGAGAGCTAGATTTTCGAATAGAAGCTCAATATGCTGCAAGATTTAAACAACAATTTATAGATGACTCAAATATTTTAATCCCAAGTGTATTTTGGGATTTAAGCACCTGTAAAGTTTTATGTTTGGAGTATCTACCAGGAATCAAAATAAATGATATTAAATCTCTAAAAAGTAATGATATTGATACTTCTTTAATCGCAAAGATGGGAGCTACAAGTTATTTAAAACAATTGGTTGATTACGGTTTTTTCCATGCTGATCCTCATCCCGGCAATCTCGCTGTTTCTAAGGATGGTTCTCTTATTTACTATGATTTTGGGATGATGGGTTTTGTCTCTGAGCGTATTAGAAGTAGGCTAAATTCAATGATCAAAGCCGCAGCGCTTAGAGATGTTAGTGGACTAGTTAAAGAACTTCAAATCGCTGGATTAATAGAGAAAGATGTGGAAATAGGTCCAGTTAGAAGATTAATAAGAATAATGTTAAACGAAGCCCTCACTCCTCCATTTAATTCTCAAATCATAGAAAAGCTCTCTGGGGATATATCTGAACTTGCTTATGGGAAACCCTTTAGAATACCAATAGAGTTGATTTTTGTTTTTAGAGCATTATCAACTTTTGAAGGAGTTGGAAGATATTTAGACCCAGAATTCAACTTAATAGCGATAGCAAAACCCTTTCTTCTCCCTCTAATGACTACCAAAAACCCAGACTCTAATGACTTATTAAATGAACTAGGAAGACAAGTTACTGAAATAGGTAGTAAAGCTGTTGGGTTGCCAAAACGCTTGGATGAAAATTTAGAAAAACTTGAGCAAGGCGACTTGCAACTTCAAGTGCGAATGGGTGAATCAGACAGACAACTAAGAAGAATGATTAATGCTCAACAATCATTAGGTAATTCTGTTCTTCTCGGCTCACTCGCAATATCCTCAGCTTTACTAGCTTCAACTAATAGGCCTTTTTTATTTCTGATACCAGTTATTGTTGGATTCCCATTGGCTATCAGCTGGATTAAATTAAAGTTTAAAATGAGAAGCGAAAGTCGTTTAGATAATTTTCAAACAAGAAAAGGCATTAAATAA
- a CDS encoding sodium-dependent bicarbonate transport family permease, whose protein sequence is MGQNLFIQNALSPPILFFFLGAIAYALKSDFEIPAPLPKLFSLYLLLAIGFRGGIELQKSGFGYPVLPTVIAAIFMSLLIPLICFLVLRLKFDVFNAAAISAAYGSISAVTFITAESFLESQNIPFDGFMVAALALMESPAIIIGLLLVKFGASKDRPIKRKMKWGSILHESMLNGSVYLLLGSLLIGFLTSAIDPSDIKKMEPFTGELFYGAECFFLLDMGIVAAQRLARLNKTGAFLVMFSIFMPIVNAILGSVVARFLNLDPGNALLFVVLCASASYLAVPTAMRMTVPEARPSYYISTTLGLTFPFNIIIGIPVYMGLVNTMIPSIG, encoded by the coding sequence ATGGGACAAAACCTTTTCATCCAAAATGCTTTAAGTCCACCAATACTTTTTTTCTTTTTGGGTGCAATTGCATACGCATTAAAATCTGATTTTGAGATTCCAGCTCCGCTACCAAAATTATTTTCTTTATATCTTTTACTTGCAATAGGCTTCAGAGGCGGAATTGAGCTTCAAAAAAGTGGCTTTGGTTATCCAGTTCTACCAACTGTGATAGCAGCAATATTCATGTCATTATTGATACCACTTATTTGCTTTTTAGTACTTAGGTTGAAATTCGATGTTTTTAATGCAGCAGCAATATCAGCAGCATATGGATCAATAAGTGCAGTGACATTTATAACTGCTGAAAGCTTTCTAGAAAGTCAAAATATACCTTTTGATGGATTCATGGTTGCAGCTTTAGCACTAATGGAATCTCCAGCAATAATAATTGGCCTTCTATTAGTCAAATTTGGAGCTTCCAAAGATAGGCCCATAAAAAGGAAAATGAAATGGGGATCAATTCTGCATGAGTCGATGTTAAATGGTTCTGTCTATTTATTACTCGGAAGCCTTCTAATAGGTTTTTTAACATCAGCTATTGATCCATCTGACATTAAAAAAATGGAACCTTTCACAGGTGAATTGTTCTACGGCGCAGAATGTTTTTTCCTTCTTGACATGGGAATTGTGGCTGCTCAACGTCTCGCTCGTCTAAATAAGACTGGTGCCTTTCTCGTTATGTTTTCAATATTCATGCCAATAGTGAATGCAATACTTGGTTCAGTAGTAGCTAGATTTTTAAATTTAGATCCAGGCAATGCCCTTTTATTTGTAGTTCTATGTGCTAGCGCATCTTACTTAGCTGTTCCAACAGCCATGAGAATGACTGTTCCTGAAGCTCGACCTAGTTATTACATTTCAACCACTCTTGGGTTAACTTTTCCCTTTAACATAATCATAGGTATACCAGTATATATGGGCTTAGTAAACACAATGATTCCATCAATTGGGTAA
- a CDS encoding SulP family inorganic anion transporter: protein MALINGFHLKNIRGDVLGGLTAAVVALPLALAFGNAALGPGGAIYGLYGAVVVGFLAALFGGTPAQVSGPTGPMSVTVAGVVASLAAVGVPRDLSAGEILPLVMAAVVIGGLFQILFGLLRLGKYITLVPYSVVSGFMSGIGVIIITLQIGPLLGISTRGGVLESLSTLVNNFEPNGAAIAVAVMTLAIVFLTPRKISQWVPSPLLALLIVTPLSIVLFGDSSIDRIGAIPEGGLSLSLPDPSFDNFFPIILKAGLVLAVLGAIDSLLTSLVADNISQTRHNSDRELIGQGIGNAVAGIFTGLPGAGATMRTVINVKSGGSTPISGMVHSIVLLFVLVGAGPLAAQIPTALLAGILIKVGLGIIDWGFLLRAHRLSLKTASVMYGVLLMTVFWDLIWAVLVGVFIANMLTIDSITETQLEGMEADNPFDSSSNSNAANAQLPSDEKALLDRCAGEVMLFRLKGPLSFGAAKGITERMMLVRNYKVLILDITDVPRLGVTATLAIEDMVQEAINNSRKAYVAGATGRVKDRLAKFGVDVIGTRKEALTAAIDSLNG, encoded by the coding sequence TTGGCGTTAATTAATGGCTTTCACCTGAAAAATATTAGAGGTGACGTATTAGGCGGCTTGACTGCTGCTGTTGTTGCACTGCCACTAGCTTTAGCGTTTGGTAATGCTGCACTTGGCCCTGGAGGCGCTATTTACGGTCTTTACGGGGCAGTAGTAGTTGGCTTCCTCGCTGCTTTATTTGGAGGAACGCCTGCACAAGTAAGTGGACCAACCGGGCCGATGAGCGTAACGGTTGCGGGTGTAGTTGCCAGCTTGGCAGCTGTAGGAGTACCTAGAGATTTATCTGCTGGCGAAATTCTTCCTTTAGTAATGGCCGCGGTAGTCATTGGAGGATTATTCCAGATATTATTTGGCCTACTAAGGCTTGGTAAATATATAACACTTGTTCCATACTCAGTAGTTTCAGGCTTTATGTCTGGAATTGGAGTAATCATAATTACTCTTCAGATAGGACCTTTACTTGGGATATCAACTCGAGGAGGAGTATTAGAATCTCTTTCAACTCTAGTTAACAATTTCGAACCAAATGGGGCTGCAATAGCAGTTGCAGTAATGACACTTGCGATAGTGTTTCTGACCCCCCGCAAAATAAGTCAATGGGTCCCTTCTCCTCTTTTAGCATTATTGATAGTTACTCCTTTATCAATAGTTCTGTTTGGTGATAGTTCCATAGACAGAATAGGAGCAATACCAGAGGGTGGGCTTTCTTTAAGTCTCCCAGACCCAAGCTTTGATAATTTCTTCCCAATAATTCTTAAAGCTGGACTAGTCCTTGCTGTTCTTGGTGCTATTGACTCCCTTCTTACATCTCTTGTAGCAGATAATATTTCTCAAACCAGGCACAATTCTGATAGAGAGCTAATTGGACAAGGAATTGGAAATGCAGTAGCTGGTATTTTTACAGGTTTGCCTGGAGCTGGGGCAACTATGCGAACAGTAATAAATGTCAAATCTGGAGGTTCCACCCCAATTTCAGGGATGGTTCATTCGATTGTATTGCTATTCGTTCTAGTTGGTGCTGGTCCTCTAGCCGCTCAGATTCCTACAGCTCTTCTTGCAGGAATTTTAATAAAAGTTGGCTTAGGCATTATTGATTGGGGATTTTTATTAAGAGCTCATAGACTTTCGCTTAAAACCGCAAGTGTGATGTATGGAGTCCTTTTAATGACAGTTTTCTGGGACTTGATTTGGGCTGTACTAGTTGGTGTATTTATAGCAAATATGCTCACAATCGATTCCATTACAGAGACTCAATTAGAGGGAATGGAAGCTGACAACCCATTTGATTCATCATCGAATAGCAATGCAGCAAATGCACAACTCCCCTCAGATGAAAAAGCACTTTTAGATCGTTGTGCTGGAGAAGTAATGCTATTCAGATTAAAAGGGCCACTTAGTTTTGGAGCAGCAAAAGGAATTACTGAAAGAATGATGCTTGTAAGAAATTATAAAGTTCTTATTCTTGATATAACTGATGTTCCCAGGCTCGGAGTTACTGCAACTCTCGCAATAGAAGATATGGTTCAGGAAGCGATAAACAACTCAAGGAAAGCATATGTTGCTGGTGCAACAGGAAGAGTAAAAGACAGACTTGCTAAATTTGGAGTTGATGTAATTGGTACAAGAAAAGAAGCACTCACAGCTGCAATTGACAGCCTAAATGGTTGA
- the eno gene encoding phosphopyruvate hydratase, which produces MADSLELVIDTIMAREVLDSRGNPTVEAEVLLEGGAIGRSIVPSGASTGAHEAHELRDGGKRYLGKGVIKAVGHIEETIAPALCGLSALDQATVDSVMKQLDDTNNKSNLGANSILAVSMATARAAANGLGLPLYRYLGGPMSSLLPVPLMNVINGGEHAANNLDFQEFMLVPHGAESFREALRMGAEVFHTLKDLLSQKGLSTAVGDEGGFAPNLESNKAAGELLMRAIEKAGFKPGEQISLALDVASTEFYKEGQYFYGGNSYSSEQMVEELAELVNSFPIISIEDGLAEDDWDGWSLLTKKLGKSVQLVGDDLFVTNTLRLQRGIDENIANSILIKVNQIGSLTETLEAIELASRSSYTTVISHRSGETEDTTIADLSVATKSGQIKTGSLSRSERVAKYNQLLRIEDELGSQATYAGLVGLGPRGSFQG; this is translated from the coding sequence GTGGCTGACTCTCTAGAACTAGTAATTGATACCATTATGGCCCGAGAAGTATTGGATTCTCGAGGGAATCCAACCGTAGAGGCTGAAGTCCTTTTGGAAGGAGGCGCTATTGGACGTTCGATTGTTCCAAGTGGCGCAAGTACTGGAGCCCATGAGGCTCATGAATTAAGAGATGGTGGGAAACGTTATTTGGGTAAAGGAGTTATCAAGGCTGTTGGTCATATAGAAGAAACTATTGCTCCTGCTCTATGTGGCCTTTCTGCTTTAGATCAAGCCACAGTTGATTCGGTAATGAAACAACTCGATGATACAAACAACAAATCAAATCTTGGTGCAAATTCAATTCTTGCTGTCAGCATGGCCACAGCAAGAGCAGCGGCTAATGGATTGGGTTTACCTTTGTACAGGTATTTAGGTGGACCAATGTCATCTCTATTGCCAGTGCCATTAATGAACGTCATTAATGGAGGAGAACATGCTGCAAATAATTTAGATTTTCAGGAATTTATGTTGGTTCCTCATGGCGCTGAAAGCTTCAGAGAAGCATTAAGAATGGGAGCTGAGGTTTTTCATACGCTCAAAGATTTATTGAGTCAGAAAGGTTTATCAACTGCTGTTGGTGATGAAGGAGGATTTGCTCCAAATCTTGAAAGCAATAAAGCAGCAGGTGAACTTTTAATGCGAGCAATTGAAAAGGCTGGATTTAAACCAGGGGAGCAAATCTCCTTAGCTTTGGATGTTGCAAGTACGGAGTTTTACAAGGAGGGTCAATATTTTTATGGTGGGAATTCCTATTCCAGCGAGCAAATGGTTGAGGAATTGGCTGAGTTAGTTAATTCATTCCCAATCATTTCTATTGAAGATGGATTGGCTGAAGATGATTGGGATGGTTGGAGCTTGCTTACGAAAAAACTTGGCAAAAGTGTGCAATTGGTTGGAGATGATTTATTTGTCACCAACACACTGCGTTTACAAAGAGGTATTGATGAGAATATTGCAAATTCAATATTAATAAAGGTTAATCAAATAGGTTCTCTGACTGAAACACTTGAAGCTATAGAGCTTGCCTCAAGATCAAGTTATACAACTGTCATAAGTCATAGAAGCGGAGAAACCGAAGATACAACTATTGCTGATTTATCAGTAGCAACTAAATCTGGTCAAATTAAAACAGGCTCATTGAGTCGGAGTGAAAGAGTTGCGAAATATAATCAATTACTTCGTATTGAGGATGAGTTAGGTAGTCAAGCAACATATGCTGGTCTTGTCGGATTGGGACCAAGAGGAAGCTTTCAGGGTTGA
- a CDS encoding P-II family nitrogen regulator: MKRLDLIFSERELDDVLSALEEAEVPGYTVMKHATGRGPERIVTEDMEFTGFGSNAHVIIFCEQEIIDKIRENIKTVLNYYGGVAYVSEATPL; this comes from the coding sequence ATGAAAAGACTTGACTTGATTTTTAGTGAGAGAGAACTAGATGATGTTCTCTCAGCATTAGAGGAAGCTGAAGTTCCTGGCTATACGGTCATGAAACATGCCACAGGAAGAGGTCCAGAAAGAATTGTCACAGAAGACATGGAATTCACTGGATTTGGATCTAATGCACACGTAATTATTTTTTGTGAGCAAGAGATAATCGACAAGATACGAGAAAATATAAAAACTGTTCTTAATTACTATGGAGGTGTTGCATATGTTTCTGAAGCAACTCCTCTTTAA
- a CDS encoding ATP-dependent Clp protease ATP-binding subunit — translation MNGSLTTEPDSFSDEAWSLLLIAEQTARRWRHQNLDVEHIIQVLFRNKKFQKYTKSLPVNHEEINEILENFIAELPINNQSDLFIGEDLEILLETADDFRSRWGSNQIEISHILIAIGRDNRLGVDLFYQAGLPSEILEAELRRLPAPKSFKQSKRITTPQREDRPHKNSRSSVSTKNTSKNSDPEPLTPITKEELTSKQEPLKLNQTPSALDLYCKDLTTEAENGKLDPVIGRESEIKAITKVLSRRGKNNPVLIGAPGVGKTAVAELLAQKIIDNEVPGTLQGLRLISLDIGALIAGTKFRGQFEERFRSLLSEISNNDKGVILFIDELHTIVSKDRSNTDAGSLLKPLLASGDLRCIGATTPENYRRTIEKDLALDRRFQQVLIKEPSLDLSLEILKGLKENYEFHHGVIITYESLITANRLADRYISDRCLPDKAIDLIDEAAAQVKIESSSKPKIIEKKESQINHLESSIRNANKQTTLETINNLEAEKELLVVELVQIKKKWQDQLDKSAELDDLKTRVEELNNLIRDAEISGDFEEGEILKYEQLYQVQERIKEIEISMQKDNEYGNSLLTDQVDPEDIADVVSRWTGIPVRKVLSGERQKLLNLEKDLEKKVVGQSNAVQAVAAAIRRARAGMQDIRRPIGSFLFLGPTGVGKTELAKSLANSLFDEEDALLRLDMSEYMERNAVSRLLGAPPGYIGYEEGGQLTEAVRKRPYAVLLLDEIEKAHPEVFNILLQVLDDGRLTDSQGRTVDFRNTVIVMTSNLASKAILKNSLQVQSENSNKNILAQELDQQINEALTKYFRPEFLNRIDEVIRFSPLKPESLEQIVRLQLDELQKLLKHQGLDIYVDENTIKFLADEGYEPEYGARPLRRVIRRRLENPLATKLLEEAFEDAKSIRVATKDDESKKLLFFIDN, via the coding sequence ATGAATGGAAGTCTAACTACAGAACCCGATTCTTTTAGCGATGAAGCTTGGAGTCTTTTACTAATAGCTGAACAAACAGCAAGAAGATGGCGACATCAGAATTTAGATGTTGAACATATTATTCAAGTACTTTTTAGAAATAAAAAATTTCAGAAATATACAAAATCCTTACCTGTAAACCATGAAGAAATAAATGAAATTTTAGAAAACTTTATCGCTGAACTTCCAATCAACAACCAATCAGACTTATTTATTGGAGAAGATCTAGAAATTCTTCTTGAAACAGCTGATGATTTCCGCTCTCGATGGGGATCTAATCAAATAGAGATTTCTCACATCCTTATCGCAATTGGCAGAGACAATCGATTAGGAGTAGATCTTTTTTATCAAGCAGGTCTCCCTAGTGAAATTCTTGAAGCTGAATTAAGACGGCTACCAGCACCTAAATCATTTAAACAATCAAAAAGAATTACAACTCCTCAAAGAGAAGATAGACCACACAAAAATTCAAGGTCCTCTGTATCAACCAAAAACACTTCAAAGAATTCTGACCCCGAGCCACTTACTCCTATCACTAAAGAAGAGCTCACATCAAAACAAGAACCTTTAAAACTTAATCAAACTCCGAGTGCATTAGATTTATACTGCAAAGACCTGACAACAGAAGCTGAAAATGGGAAATTAGACCCTGTGATTGGTAGAGAATCTGAAATAAAAGCAATTACAAAAGTTTTATCTCGAAGGGGCAAAAATAATCCAGTACTAATTGGTGCGCCAGGTGTTGGGAAAACAGCAGTCGCAGAATTATTAGCTCAAAAAATTATAGATAACGAAGTTCCTGGAACTCTGCAAGGCTTAAGATTAATTTCACTTGATATTGGTGCATTAATAGCTGGAACTAAATTCCGAGGGCAATTTGAAGAGCGCTTTAGATCCTTATTAAGTGAAATCAGCAATAACGACAAAGGAGTAATATTATTCATTGACGAATTACACACAATCGTTAGTAAAGACAGGTCAAACACTGATGCTGGTAGTCTATTAAAACCATTATTAGCTAGTGGAGACTTACGTTGTATTGGAGCAACAACGCCTGAGAATTATAGACGTACGATTGAAAAAGATCTTGCATTAGATAGACGTTTTCAACAAGTATTAATCAAAGAGCCCAGTTTAGATTTAAGTCTAGAAATTTTAAAAGGGCTGAAAGAAAATTACGAATTTCATCATGGAGTTATTATCACTTATGAATCACTTATCACAGCAAATCGCTTAGCTGATAGATATATCAGCGACAGATGCCTACCTGATAAAGCTATCGACCTTATTGATGAGGCTGCAGCTCAAGTAAAAATTGAATCTTCATCAAAGCCAAAAATCATCGAAAAGAAAGAGTCTCAGATTAATCATTTAGAATCGTCAATCCGAAACGCAAACAAACAGACCACACTAGAAACTATTAATAATCTTGAAGCAGAAAAAGAATTGCTAGTAGTTGAGCTAGTTCAGATCAAGAAAAAATGGCAAGATCAGCTTGATAAATCAGCTGAATTAGATGATCTAAAGACAAGAGTTGAAGAGTTAAACAATTTAATACGAGATGCTGAAATCTCAGGGGATTTTGAAGAAGGCGAAATACTCAAATATGAACAACTTTATCAAGTCCAAGAAAGGATAAAAGAAATAGAAATTTCTATGCAAAAGGATAACGAGTATGGTAATTCCTTATTAACAGACCAAGTTGATCCAGAAGACATAGCCGATGTTGTCTCAAGATGGACAGGTATTCCTGTTAGAAAAGTTTTATCAGGTGAAAGACAAAAACTTTTAAATTTAGAAAAAGACTTAGAGAAAAAAGTTGTTGGCCAATCAAATGCTGTTCAAGCAGTCGCAGCTGCTATTCGTAGAGCAAGAGCTGGGATGCAGGATATAAGAAGGCCGATAGGATCCTTTCTTTTTTTGGGTCCTACAGGTGTTGGAAAAACAGAACTTGCCAAATCATTAGCAAATTCTTTATTCGATGAGGAGGACGCTTTATTGAGACTAGACATGAGTGAATATATGGAAAGAAATGCAGTTTCAAGACTCTTAGGTGCACCTCCTGGATACATAGGCTACGAAGAAGGCGGACAATTGACAGAGGCAGTTAGAAAGAGACCTTATGCAGTTTTGCTACTTGATGAGATTGAGAAAGCTCATCCAGAAGTATTTAACATCCTTTTGCAGGTATTAGATGATGGAAGACTCACTGATTCACAAGGTCGGACAGTAGATTTTCGAAATACAGTTATTGTTATGACTAGTAATCTTGCTAGCAAAGCAATATTAAAGAATTCACTTCAAGTACAAAGTGAAAATTCAAATAAAAATATTCTTGCACAAGAATTAGATCAACAAATTAACGAAGCTCTTACAAAATATTTTCGACCAGAGTTTTTGAATCGTATTGATGAGGTAATAAGATTTAGTCCACTCAAGCCAGAAAGTTTAGAACAAATAGTACGCCTTCAACTTGATGAATTACAAAAGCTTCTGAAACACCAAGGTTTAGACATTTATGTTGACGAAAACACAATAAAATTTCTTGCTGATGAAGGCTATGAACCTGAATACGGGGCTAGACCGCTTAGAAGAGTGATTAGAAGAAGATTAGAGAACCCTCTGGCAACTAAACTTTTAGAAGAGGCTTTTGAAGATGCAAAATCAATAAGGGTTGCTACTAAAGATGATGAGTCTAAAAAACTTCTTTTTTTTATAGATAACTAA
- a CDS encoding NAD(P)/FAD-dependent oxidoreductase, producing the protein METIETDVVIVGGGPAGCSCALYTSRADLRTVILDKNPDVGALAITHQIANYPGVSSEMSGEALLKLMRDQATQYGADYRRAQVFGIDSSGDWKTIYTPEGTFRSKALVVASGAMGRPASFKGEAEFLGRGVSYCATCDGAFYRDREVAVVGINKEAIEEANVLTKFASKVHWITSNDPKSDDHHAQDLLLKPNVNHWSKTRLMQIEGNDSGVTGIKVKNRSIDTHQDIALEGVFVYMSGSKPITDFLGEQVAFKEDGGVLVDDFMSTTVEGVWAIGDIRNTPFKQAVVAASDGCIAAMAIDRYLNSRKSIRVDWVHA; encoded by the coding sequence TTGGAAACCATTGAAACCGATGTTGTCATAGTTGGAGGTGGACCTGCTGGTTGCAGTTGTGCGCTTTACACCTCCAGAGCAGATTTAAGAACAGTAATTCTCGATAAGAACCCTGACGTAGGCGCGCTAGCAATAACACATCAAATTGCCAATTACCCAGGTGTCTCGAGTGAAATGAGTGGAGAGGCTTTGCTAAAACTTATGAGAGATCAGGCCACTCAGTATGGGGCTGATTATCGCAGAGCCCAAGTTTTTGGAATTGATTCCAGTGGTGACTGGAAAACTATTTATACCCCAGAGGGAACTTTTAGGTCAAAAGCACTAGTCGTTGCAAGTGGTGCAATGGGAAGGCCAGCATCATTTAAAGGTGAGGCAGAATTTTTGGGTAGAGGAGTTAGCTATTGTGCGACTTGTGATGGAGCGTTTTATAGAGATCGTGAAGTCGCTGTTGTTGGTATTAATAAAGAGGCAATCGAAGAAGCAAATGTTCTTACAAAATTTGCCTCTAAAGTTCATTGGATAACATCCAATGATCCAAAATCAGATGATCATCATGCGCAAGATCTTTTGTTGAAACCAAATGTCAACCATTGGAGTAAGACGAGGTTAATGCAGATTGAAGGTAATGATTCGGGGGTAACAGGTATTAAGGTTAAGAATCGTTCCATTGATACGCATCAAGATATTGCTCTTGAAGGTGTTTTTGTTTATATGAGTGGTTCTAAGCCTATTACCGACTTTCTAGGTGAACAGGTCGCTTTTAAAGAAGATGGCGGAGTTTTGGTGGATGACTTTATGTCGACAACAGTCGAAGGAGTTTGGGCGATTGGCGACATCAGAAATACTCCATTTAAACAAGCTGTTGTTGCAGCATCGGATGGATGTATAGCTGCTATGGCAATAGATAGATATTTGAATAGTCGTAAATCAATTCGTGTCGATTGGGTTCATGCTTAG